A portion of the Chryseobacterium tructae genome contains these proteins:
- a CDS encoding ABC transporter permease, translated as MNKTIDIGQYVETAINWLTENGKPVFDVIKHVGNASIMGIEWVLINTPFYVIILFITLLALWKAGKGIAIVTAAGLSLIFLMGLWKETMETLALIFVATITALVLSIPLGILAAKNKIAAKIIRPLLDLMQTMPAFVYLIPAVLFFSIGKVPGAFATIIFAMPPAVRLTTLGIESVPKDIVEAARAFGATNRQILFKVELPLAMKTILTGINQTILLSLSMVVIAGMIAAGGLGEKVLEGINNLDIGLGFESGLSVVILAIILDRITQGFVKKKQ; from the coding sequence ATGAATAAAACTATAGATATAGGTCAATATGTAGAAACTGCAATCAATTGGCTCACAGAAAATGGAAAACCTGTATTTGATGTCATAAAACATGTAGGAAATGCCTCCATTATGGGGATTGAATGGGTATTGATAAATACTCCTTTTTATGTAATCATCCTCTTCATTACACTTCTGGCATTATGGAAAGCCGGAAAAGGTATCGCTATTGTTACCGCAGCAGGGTTGAGCCTGATATTTTTGATGGGATTATGGAAAGAAACTATGGAAACACTGGCGCTTATCTTCGTAGCCACCATTACAGCCCTCGTCCTTTCTATCCCTTTGGGAATTTTAGCTGCTAAAAACAAAATCGCAGCAAAAATTATACGCCCTTTACTGGATTTAATGCAGACCATGCCCGCGTTTGTCTACCTGATTCCAGCAGTTCTGTTTTTCAGCATCGGAAAAGTGCCTGGTGCTTTTGCAACAATCATTTTTGCAATGCCTCCAGCGGTACGTTTAACAACATTGGGAATTGAATCTGTACCGAAAGATATTGTAGAAGCAGCTCGTGCTTTTGGAGCAACCAACCGTCAGATCCTATTTAAGGTGGAACTTCCTCTGGCCATGAAAACTATTTTAACAGGGATCAATCAAACCATCCTGTTATCTTTATCTATGGTTGTGATTGCCGGAATGATTGCCGCAGGTGGTCTAGGTGAGAAAGTACTGGAAGGAATTAATAACCTGGATATCGGATTAGGATTTGAAAGTGGATTATCTGTTGTGATTTTAGCTATTATCCTCGACAGGATTACCCAGGGATTTGTAAAGAAAAAACAATAA